The genomic region AACAGTAGCAGGCAAGCAGAAGGGATTTAAAAAATTAATAGGAAAAATGTTGAACAAGATAAATTACTACTACTATAAAACACTCAAAAACTAAGGAGAGATAAATAATGAACAATATAACGCTAATAGGAAGATTAATAAAGGACCCAGAACTAAGATATTTACAAAATGGAGGAAGAGCAGTAACTAACTTTACTCTAGCAGTAGACAAGCAGTTATCTAAAGAGAAAAAACAAGAAATGGAATCTAGAAACCAGCCTACGGCCGACTTTATAAGAATAGTAGTCTGGGGAAAGCAGGCTGAAAGTTGTGCTAACTATTTAGCAAAAGGTAGATTGACAGCAGTTCAAGGCAGGATCCAGACAGGCAGTTATGAGGATAAAGATGGTAAGAGAGTATATACAACTGATGTAGTAGCCAATCAAGTACAATTTCTAGAATGGGGAGATAAACAAAAACAAAATGATGATGACATAGAAGGATTTCAACAAACGAATGAGGACATCCCATTTTAGGAGCTGATAAATGTGAAATGTTGCTATAAATGCAAAAAAAGAACTTTGAATTGCCATGATAGTTGTGAAAAATATCAAGAATATAAAAAGAAACTAGACATAGCTAGAGAAAATAGAACTAAAGAAAACAATTATATCGGATATGCTATAGAGGCTATAGAAAGGATGAAGATGAGAAGATGAAAACCAAAACATGTTCTAGGTGTAAAGAAATACTTCCACTTACTCCAGATAATTTTTATAGAAACAAGTCAATGGAAGATGGGTTTGAGTATTATTGCAAGACTTGCAAAAGTAAGATACAGAAGAAGTTGAGGGAAAAGAAAAAAGAAGAAGCTAAAATAGAAAGAAAAACATGTACTAGGTGTGAATTAGAGTATCCAGCGACAAATGAGCATTTTCACTATAACAAAAATACTAAAGACAAATTACATTCATGGTGCAAAGATTGTAGATATGAGGTAGACAAAATAAGGCGAGAACGACAAAGAAGGGAAATGATAAGAAGGGAAAACCAATACTACAAAAGAAAATATAAGGAACTTATAAATCAACCTTATGATAAAGGCTTAGAATTATCAGATTTAAAATTAGACAAAGGAAAGACATACAAGATAAAAAGAAAAACAAATAAACATAATCCGACTAAATATTTTATAGGTAAACT from Tissierellales bacterium harbors:
- a CDS encoding single-stranded DNA-binding protein, with amino-acid sequence MNNITLIGRLIKDPELRYLQNGGRAVTNFTLAVDKQLSKEKKQEMESRNQPTADFIRIVVWGKQAESCANYLAKGRLTAVQGRIQTGSYEDKDGKRVYTTDVVANQVQFLEWGDKQKQNDDDIEGFQQTNEDIPF